Proteins from one Phyllobacterium zundukense genomic window:
- a CDS encoding tetratricopeptide repeat protein — protein sequence MTHPVELASHRAIWAAPKTARIAGLVVASVLTLAIAGCQSTSTTDMTGIDKAQGSTENISSLNDVIRNNPKDPEAYNVRGSAYGRAGKNSDAIKDFNTALQLNPNFYQAYANRALVYRNMGNTAQAAADYSKAIQINPQYDAAYIGRGNLYRQQGQLDQALNDFNQAIQLSTTDARAYHNRGLIYQARNQHKQAIEDFSTAISLQPDAAEPYNGRGISYVALGDDDNAFDDFNTAIKLDGDIAEGWANQALIYEHRGDKARAAKSYARAVQLDPNYKPARDGLARTRKTS from the coding sequence ATGACACATCCGGTTGAACTGGCCTCACATCGCGCAATCTGGGCGGCCCCTAAAACAGCACGTATCGCGGGACTCGTCGTTGCCTCTGTTCTCACGCTCGCAATCGCCGGATGCCAGAGCACCTCGACCACCGACATGACTGGTATCGACAAGGCGCAGGGTTCCACCGAGAATATCAGCTCGCTCAACGACGTTATCCGCAACAATCCGAAAGACCCGGAAGCCTATAATGTCCGTGGATCCGCCTACGGTCGTGCCGGCAAGAACAGCGACGCAATCAAGGATTTCAATACGGCGCTGCAGCTCAACCCCAATTTCTACCAAGCTTACGCCAATCGCGCGCTCGTCTATCGCAACATGGGCAACACAGCTCAAGCAGCGGCGGACTACAGCAAGGCGATCCAGATCAATCCGCAATATGACGCCGCCTATATTGGCCGGGGCAATCTTTATCGCCAGCAAGGACAACTGGATCAGGCCCTGAATGATTTCAACCAAGCCATCCAGTTGAGCACGACGGATGCGCGCGCTTATCACAACCGCGGCCTGATCTATCAGGCGCGCAACCAGCACAAGCAGGCCATCGAGGATTTCTCTACAGCTATCTCTCTGCAGCCCGATGCAGCGGAACCTTATAACGGTCGCGGAATCTCCTACGTCGCGCTTGGCGACGATGACAACGCCTTCGATGATTTCAATACCGCAATCAAACTTGATGGTGACATCGCAGAGGGTTGGGCCAATCAGGCGCTGATCTATGAACATCGCGGCGACAAGGCCCGCGCTGCGAAATCCTACGCCAGGGCCGTGCAATTGGATCCCAATTACAAGCCCGCACGCGACGGCCTGGCTCGCACACGCAAGACTTCTTGA
- a CDS encoding DUF3096 domain-containing protein yields MIAQIAIAPLVALIAGVLILIAPRLLNYIVALYLIIIGVTGLFPHLLT; encoded by the coding sequence ATGATTGCTCAGATCGCTATTGCACCACTCGTCGCCTTGATTGCGGGGGTACTTATTCTGATCGCGCCTCGGCTGCTTAATTATATCGTCGCGCTTTATCTGATCATTATCGGCGTGACAGGACTGTTTCCGCATCTCCTCACATAA
- a CDS encoding NAD(P) transhydrogenase subunit alpha — MAADATLDKALDALNQAAEMVRQAAGAMPDAAGAAAHAVTGGAVDPFVFRLAIFVLAIFVGYYVVWSVTPALHTPLMAVTNAISSVIVVGALLAVGLSASGFATGFGFIALVLVSVNIFGGFLVTHRMLAMYKKKEK, encoded by the coding sequence ATGGCTGCCGATGCAACCCTCGACAAGGCGCTCGATGCCTTGAACCAGGCGGCCGAGATGGTGCGTCAGGCCGCCGGAGCCATGCCGGATGCGGCAGGCGCTGCGGCGCATGCGGTCACCGGCGGTGCGGTCGATCCCTTCGTCTTCCGCCTGGCCATCTTCGTCCTCGCCATCTTCGTCGGCTATTATGTCGTCTGGTCGGTGACGCCGGCGCTGCATACGCCGCTGATGGCGGTGACCAATGCCATTTCCTCGGTCATCGTCGTCGGGGCGCTCTTGGCCGTTGGTCTCTCGGCCAGCGGCTTTGCCACCGGCTTCGGCTTCATCGCGCTCGTTCTCGTCAGCGTCAATATCTTCGGCGGCTTCCTCGTCACCCACCGCATGCTCGCCATGTACAAGAAAAAAGAAAAGTGA
- a CDS encoding NAD(P)H-dependent oxidoreductase yields the protein MHAKGKRFVVVLAHPLKNSLCAHLASLTASLITDAGHDLRIVDLYERDFDPRLTSSERQSYYAEHNASAVAEDVEALRTADVLVLIFPTWWFGLPAILKGWIDRVFVPGVAYDHTPDFGRMIPKLSQLQSCFAITTLGSPWWIDWLIMFRPVRRVLSRAIIGTCAPKARFSMVSLYNAEKIAAGRLAAFERLLTKKLQILI from the coding sequence ATGCACGCCAAGGGCAAACGCTTTGTCGTTGTCCTGGCTCATCCGCTTAAGAATAGTCTTTGTGCGCATCTTGCATCTCTCACTGCTTCCTTGATCACGGACGCAGGACACGATCTACGGATCGTTGATTTGTATGAGCGCGATTTCGATCCTCGCCTCACGTCAAGCGAACGGCAGAGTTATTATGCCGAGCACAATGCGAGTGCTGTTGCCGAGGATGTGGAGGCGCTTCGTACCGCCGATGTGCTTGTCCTCATCTTCCCCACATGGTGGTTCGGACTTCCCGCTATTTTGAAGGGCTGGATCGATCGGGTATTCGTGCCCGGCGTAGCCTATGATCACACGCCCGATTTTGGCCGCATGATCCCGAAGCTTTCACAGCTGCAGTCCTGCTTTGCAATCACAACTCTTGGCTCGCCCTGGTGGATTGACTGGCTGATCATGTTCCGTCCCGTTCGCCGTGTACTCTCACGGGCCATCATTGGTACATGTGCTCCGAAGGCTCGTTTTTCGATGGTGTCGCTTTACAATGCAGAGAAGATTGCCGCCGGTAGATTGGCTGCCTTCGAGAGGCTGCTTACAAAGAAACTGCAAATACTGATCTGA
- the rpsU gene encoding 30S ribosomal protein S21, which produces MQVLVRENNVDQALRVLKKKMQREGMFREMKMHDHYEKPSIKRARQKAEAISRARKLARKQAQREGLLPMPVKKTPVRASAAR; this is translated from the coding sequence GTGCAGGTACTCGTACGCGAAAATAATGTTGATCAGGCTCTCCGCGTTCTCAAGAAGAAGATGCAGCGCGAAGGCATGTTCCGCGAAATGAAAATGCATGATCATTACGAAAAGCCTTCTATCAAGCGCGCCCGCCAGAAGGCAGAGGCAATCAGTCGTGCCCGCAAGCTTGCTCGCAAGCAGGCCCAGCGCGAAGGCCTTCTTCCAATGCCTGTGAAAAAGACACCGGTTCGCGCTTCAGCGGCTCGTTGA
- a CDS encoding aa3-type cytochrome c oxidase subunit IV: protein MADHHDTAPAELGAPMDYKEHESTYNLFLSLSKWGVVSCAALLVAMAFGFFVGGFFSATLLFIIVCVAAWFFL from the coding sequence ATGGCTGATCATCACGATACTGCGCCAGCAGAATTGGGCGCTCCCATGGATTACAAGGAACATGAAAGCACTTACAATCTGTTCCTTTCGCTCTCGAAATGGGGCGTTGTATCCTGTGCAGCGTTGCTGGTTGCTATGGCATTCGGCTTTTTCGTCGGAGGCTTCTTCTCTGCCACACTCCTTTTCATCATTGTTTGCGTTGCCGCCTGGTTTTTTCTCTAG
- a CDS encoding Re/Si-specific NAD(P)(+) transhydrogenase subunit alpha: MAQTLFIPKEIDEPRVGGSPETVKKLIALGFAVVVEAGAGVASRIPDGEFVAAGATIGKAGDTARADVVLKVRRPSSAELKAYKKGAVVIAMLDPYGNDAAVKALADAGVTAFTMEFMPRITRAQVMDVLSSQANLAGYQAVIDAAGEYDRALPMMMTAAGTVPAAKVFIMGVGVAGLQAIATARRLGAVVTATDVRPAVKEQVASLGAKFLAVEDEEFKAAETAGGYAKEMSKEYQAKQAALVADHIAKQDIVITTALIPGRPAPRLVTRAMYARMRPGSVLIDLAVERGGNVEGAVAGKITEVDGVKIVGHLNVAGRIAATASQLYAKNLLAFVETLVDKDAKVIKIDFDDELVKATVLTHGGKVVHPNFASAATAASAPAASAAKPAAGKKAAPAKPAATKPVKAPVAKAAATAKTAPSKTATPKAKTAAKTAAAKPAAAPSPAAKTAAKSTEGEA, encoded by the coding sequence TTGGCTCAGACACTGTTCATACCGAAAGAGATCGACGAGCCAAGGGTTGGTGGTTCGCCGGAGACGGTCAAGAAGCTGATAGCCCTCGGGTTTGCGGTTGTTGTCGAGGCTGGCGCCGGGGTTGCCTCGCGCATACCGGACGGCGAGTTTGTCGCAGCGGGGGCGACGATCGGCAAGGCCGGCGATACGGCCAGGGCCGATGTGGTGCTGAAGGTGCGCCGGCCTTCCTCCGCCGAGCTCAAGGCTTATAAAAAGGGTGCGGTCGTCATCGCCATGCTCGACCCTTACGGCAATGATGCGGCGGTCAAGGCGCTGGCCGATGCGGGGGTGACGGCCTTCACCATGGAATTCATGCCGCGCATCACCAGGGCGCAGGTCATGGACGTCCTGTCGAGCCAGGCCAATCTTGCCGGCTATCAGGCAGTGATCGATGCGGCGGGTGAATATGACCGCGCGCTTCCGATGATGATGACGGCTGCGGGCACCGTGCCTGCGGCCAAAGTGTTCATCATGGGCGTCGGTGTTGCCGGGTTGCAGGCGATTGCCACGGCGCGGCGGCTTGGCGCGGTGGTGACGGCAACCGATGTGCGTCCGGCGGTCAAGGAACAGGTCGCCTCGCTCGGCGCCAAGTTCCTGGCGGTCGAGGACGAGGAATTCAAGGCAGCCGAGACGGCGGGTGGTTACGCCAAGGAAATGTCGAAGGAATATCAGGCCAAGCAGGCGGCCCTGGTTGCCGACCATATCGCCAAGCAGGATATCGTCATCACCACGGCGCTCATTCCGGGGCGTCCCGCACCAAGGCTGGTCACGCGCGCGATGTATGCGCGCATGCGTCCGGGCTCGGTCCTCATCGATCTGGCGGTGGAGCGCGGCGGCAATGTCGAAGGCGCGGTTGCCGGCAAGATTACCGAGGTCGACGGCGTCAAGATCGTCGGCCACCTGAATGTCGCCGGCCGCATTGCCGCGACCGCCTCGCAGCTTTACGCCAAGAACCTCCTCGCCTTCGTCGAGACCCTGGTCGACAAGGATGCAAAAGTCATCAAGATCGATTTCGACGACGAACTGGTCAAGGCCACCGTGCTGACCCATGGCGGCAAGGTGGTGCATCCGAACTTCGCCAGTGCTGCAACTGCAGCGTCAGCACCTGCAGCCTCAGCGGCAAAGCCCGCCGCCGGCAAGAAGGCTGCTCCTGCCAAGCCAGCGGCAACCAAGCCAGTCAAAGCGCCTGTCGCAAAGGCAGCGGCGACGGCCAAAACCGCCCCCAGCAAGACTGCGACACCAAAAGCCAAAACAGCCGCAAAGACCGCTGCTGCCAAACCCGCTGCAGCCCCATCCCCTGCAGCAAAGACTGCCGCTAAAAGCACGGAAGGAGAGGCATGA
- a CDS encoding NAD(P)(+) transhydrogenase (Re/Si-specific) subunit beta: MSVNFATFLYLVSGVLFILALRGLSHPTTSRQGNFYGMTGMAIAIATTLALAEPSLKGLGLIVVGLAIGGSVGAYIAKRIAMTAMPQLVAAFHSLVGFAAVMVAAAAVYSPDSFGIGEVGSIHGQALIEMSIGVAIGAITFTGSIIAFLKLDGRMSGKPIMLPGRHLLNAGLLIAIVVLVVALVLTESHLVFWLIVILSLILGGLIIVPIGGADMPVVVSMLNSYSGWAAAALGFTLGNLALIITGALVGSSGAILSYIMCKGMNRSFISVILGGFGGETAGAASGEVEQRPVKQGSADDAAFIMKNASKVIIVPGYGMAVAQAQHALREMADKLKAEGVEIKYAIHPVAGRMPGHMNVLLAEANVPYDEVFELEDINSEFAQADVAFVIGANDVTNPAAKTDPKSPIFGMPILDVDKAGTVLFIKRGMGSGYAGVENELFFRDNTMMLFADAKKMVENIVKALDH, encoded by the coding sequence ATGAGCGTTAATTTCGCAACTTTTCTGTATCTCGTTTCCGGCGTCCTGTTCATCCTGGCGCTGCGCGGCCTGTCGCATCCGACCACCAGCCGCCAGGGCAATTTCTACGGCATGACCGGCATGGCCATCGCGATCGCCACGACGCTGGCTCTGGCCGAGCCGAGCCTCAAGGGGCTCGGGCTTATCGTTGTCGGCCTTGCCATCGGCGGCAGCGTCGGCGCCTATATCGCCAAGCGCATTGCCATGACGGCGATGCCGCAGCTCGTTGCCGCCTTCCACTCGCTCGTCGGCTTTGCCGCGGTGATGGTGGCCGCCGCTGCGGTCTATTCGCCGGATTCCTTCGGCATCGGCGAGGTCGGCTCGATCCATGGCCAGGCGCTCATCGAGATGTCGATTGGCGTTGCCATCGGCGCCATCACCTTCACCGGCTCGATCATCGCCTTTTTGAAGCTCGATGGGCGCATGTCGGGCAAGCCGATCATGCTGCCGGGCCGCCATCTCCTCAATGCGGGGCTTTTGATCGCCATCGTCGTTCTCGTCGTGGCGCTGGTCCTGACCGAGAGCCATCTCGTCTTCTGGCTCATCGTCATCCTGTCGCTGATCCTCGGCGGTCTGATCATCGTGCCGATCGGCGGCGCCGACATGCCGGTGGTCGTCTCGATGCTCAATTCCTATTCCGGCTGGGCGGCGGCGGCACTCGGCTTTACCCTCGGCAATCTGGCATTGATCATCACCGGGGCACTGGTCGGCTCCTCCGGCGCGATCCTCTCCTATATCATGTGCAAGGGCATGAACCGCTCGTTCATCTCGGTCATTTTAGGCGGCTTTGGCGGCGAGACGGCCGGGGCAGCGTCCGGCGAAGTCGAACAGCGTCCGGTCAAGCAGGGCTCGGCCGACGATGCCGCCTTCATCATGAAGAACGCTTCCAAGGTCATCATCGTGCCGGGCTATGGCATGGCGGTGGCGCAGGCCCAGCATGCCTTGCGCGAGATGGCCGACAAGCTGAAGGCCGAGGGCGTCGAGATCAAATACGCCATTCATCCGGTCGCCGGCCGCATGCCAGGCCACATGAACGTGCTGCTGGCCGAAGCCAACGTGCCCTACGACGAAGTGTTCGAACTTGAGGATATCAACTCGGAATTCGCCCAGGCCGATGTCGCCTTCGTCATCGGCGCCAACGACGTGACCAACCCGGCCGCCAAGACCGATCCGAAATCGCCGATCTTCGGCATGCCGATCCTCGATGTCGACAAGGCCGGCACCGTGCTCTTCATCAAGCGCGGCATGGGCTCCGGTTATGCCGGCGTCGAGAACGAACTGTTCTTCCGCGACAACACCATGATGCTCTTCGCCGACGCCAAGAAAATGGTCGAAAATATCGTCAAGGCACTCGATCACTGA